One genomic region from Argentina anserina chromosome 2, drPotAnse1.1, whole genome shotgun sequence encodes:
- the LOC126783116 gene encoding ammonium transporter 1 member 4-like, whose protein sequence is MAAITCSATDLQPLLGPNATAAAEYICGRFGAMSNKFVDTGYAVDNTYLLFSAYLVFAMQLGFAMLCAGFVRAKNTMNIMLTNVLDAATGGIFYYLVGFAFAYGTPSNGFIGKQFFGLSDFPSPSFDYGFFLYQWAFAIAAAGITSGSIAERTQFVAYLIYSSFLTGFVYPIVSHWFWSADGFASPARAENLLFGSGVIDFAGSGVVHLVGGIAGLWGALIEGPRIGRFDHEGRSVTMRGHSGTLVVLGTFLLWFGWYGFNAGSFINILKVYGESGSSYGQWSAVGRTAVTSTLAGCAAALTTLFGKRLLSGHWNVIDVCNGLLGKFAAITSGCSVVDPSAAIICGIIAAWVLIGCNMLAEKLTYDDPLEAAQLHGGCGTWGIIFTTLFAKKAYVNEVYPGHPDRPFGLFMGGGAKLLAAHLVQIVVVAAFVSVTMGTLFFLLHKLKLLRISSEEEMAGVDVTSHGGLAYVYSEEGAMKSGYMASNGGPNV, encoded by the exons ATGGCGGCCATCACTTGCTCCGCCACCGACCTCCAGCCACTCCTCGGCCCCAATGCCACAGCGGCCGCGGAATACATCTGTGGCCGCTTCGGTGCCATGTCAAACAAGTTTGTCGACACGGGCTATGCAGTTGACAACACGTACCTTCTCTTTTCCGCGTACCTTGTCTTTGCCATGCAGCTCGGCTTCGCCATGCTCTGCGCCGGCTTCGTTCGCGCCAAAAACACCATGAACATTATGCTCACCAACGTCCTCGACGCCGCCACCGGCGGCATCTTCTACTACCTTGTAGGGTTCGCCTTCGCCTATGGAACTCCCTCCAATGGCTTCATCGGCAAGCAATTCTTTGGCCTCAGCGATTTTCCTTC CCCTTCTTTTGACTACGGCTTCTTTCTCTACCAATGGGCCTTTGCCATTGCCGCTGCCGGAATCACTAGTGGCTCCATCGCCGAAAGGACTCAGTTCGTGGCCTATTTGATATACTCATCTTTCTTGACAGGATTTGTGTACCCAATTGTGTCACATTGGTTTTGGTCTGCCGACGGTTTTGCTAGCCCTGCTCGTGCCGAGAATCTCTTGTTTGGTTCCGGTGTAATTGACTTTGCCGGTTCCGGAGTTGTGCACTTGGTCGGAGGCATTGCCGGATTGTGGGGTGCCCTGATAGAGGGGCCTAGGATCGGCCGGTTTGATCATGAAGGCCGGTCCGTGACAATGCGTGGACATAGTGGCACATTGGTTGTGTTGGGAACATTTTTGTTGTGGTTTGGTTGGTATGGTTTCAATGCAGGTTCTTTTATCAACATATTGAAGGTTTATGGCGAGAGTGGATCTTCCTATGGACAATGGAGCGCTGTGGGACGGACCGCCGTGACAAGTACCTTGGCCGGATGCGCTGCAGCACTGACTACACTCTTCGGGAAGCGCCTGCTCTCCGGTCACTGGAATGTCATTGATGTGTGCAATGGCTTGCTTGGCAAGTTTGCAGCTATCACATCTGGCTGTTCTGTGGTTGATCCTTCGGCAGCAATTATTTGTGGGATTATAGCTGCTTGGGTGTTGATAGGGTGCAACATGCTTGCTGAGAAGTTGACGTATGATGACCCTTTGGAGGCTGCACAGCTTCATGGAGGGTGTGGGACTTGGGGGATTATATTCACGACCTTGTTTGCCAAGAAGGCTTATGTGAACGAGGTATATCCGGGGCACCCGGATAGGCCATTTGGGTTGTTTATGGGCGGCGGTGCTAAGCTGTTGGCTGCGCATTTGGTGCAGATTGTGGTGGTAGCTGCGTTTGTGAGTGTGACAATGGGGACATTGTTTTTCTTGCTGCACAAGTTGAAGCTGTTGAGGATTTCATCGGAGGAAGAAATGGCAGGCGTGGATGTGACGAGTCATGGAGGATTGGCTTATGTATATAGTGAAGAAGGTGCTATGAAATCTGGTTATATGGCGTCTAATGGAGGTCCGAATGTTTGA
- the LOC126783571 gene encoding uncharacterized protein LOC126783571 translates to MALWMEKGAEPQTESEKADLDAIAALKESAAIELKEKGNEFVKKGKKYYSDAIDCYTRAINNQALSDPETSLLYSNRAHVNLLLGNYRRALTDAEEAIRLSNINVKALYRAAKACSSLNLLDDSISYCKKGLEIDTSNEGLQKLLGQVELKRMELEQREAQVSKALSEAKDIVSAIEKRCLKVGNPIYQELTGARKPVLDKNSILHWPVLLLYPEVMSSDFIEDFCETEMFSAHLDMMFSESAPPLPWDQEHNYVRDAVELYYEAESGVPLPKTKILRGLLEGTPASNLESMVGEEKDATNNSNVGSSAGKGSSKWVKVNEKRTLYDILKEANFIIPGIPVFAVVSKRSSFYKEFKAGGWALPQ, encoded by the exons ATGGCACTCTGGATGGAAAAAGGCGCCGAACCCCAAACCGAAAGTGAAAAGGCTGACCTCGACGCCATCGCAGCCCTCAAAGAATCTGCTGCTATTGAACTCAAG GAGAAGGGCAACGAGTTTGTGAAGAAGGGTAAGAAGTATTACTCGGATGCCATAGACTGTTACACCAGGGCCATCAATAACCAAGCTTTGAGTGACCCTGAGACGTCTCTGCTGTATTCCAATAGAGCCCATGTCAATCTTCTGCTTGGTAACTACAGACGTGCTCTTACTGATGCTGAGGAGGCAATTAGGCTCAGTAACATCAATGTTAAG GCATTGTACCGAGCTGCGAAAGCGTGTTCATCATTGAACTTGTTGGATGATTCGATTTCATATTGCAAAAAAGGGCTTGAAATTGACACAAGTAATGAAGGGTTACAGAAGCTGTTAGGACAGGTTGAGTTGAAGAGGATGGAACTTGAACAGCGCGAGGCTCAAGTCTCCAAGGCTCTTTCTGAGGCTAAG GACATTGTTTCTGCGATTGAAAAAAGATGCTTGAAGGTTGGGAATCCAATATATCAAGAACTTACTGGAGCTAGAAAGCCTGTATTGGACAAAAATAGTATTCTTCATTGGCctgttcttcttttgtatcCAGAGGTTATGTCCAGTGACTTTATCGAGGATTTCTGTGAGACAGAAATGTTCTCGGCTCATCTTGATATGAT GTTTTCAGAAAGCGCCCCTCCTTTGCCATGGGACCAGGAACACAATTATGTTCGTGATGCTGTTGAACTATACTATGAA GCCGAATCAGGAGTTCCATTGCCAAAGACAAAGATTCTCCGTGGTCTCCTTGAGGGAACTCCAGCATCCAATCTAGAAAGCATGGTCGGGGAAGAAAAAGATGCAACTAATAATTCTAATGTTGGAAGCTCAGCAG GCAAAGGTTCCTCCAAGTGGGTCAAAGTAAACGAAAAAAGAACACTCTACGATATTCTGAAAGAAGCCAATTTCATTATTCCAGGGATCCCAG TGTTTGCTGTTGTTTCTAAAAGATCCAGCTTCTACAAAGAATTCAAAGCCGGAGGCTGGGCTCTTCCACAGTAG
- the LOC126784094 gene encoding uncharacterized protein LOC126784094: protein MLAAIHIPIIRTQFQFCRNFSPAYAITLQNTSKNWQQLRQDKLTASTFAAAVGFWPRQRVRLWREKIGAVKPFSGNLSTSWSNIKEAEALQKYKMITQLDVSPVGFQVHSRADWLAASPDGIIESSGVLEIRCPFFDGEKSRAWPWRRIPAQCVPQAQGLMEILDKEWMHFYVWTINGSSLFKLYRDRDYWGVLEQGLSDFWWRHVVPAREIYSKRSEMVGRTHLLLKPLRPAERHEMIERIVCDSRRIVCRSELLLREVHGKIQN from the coding sequence ATGCTTGCAGCTATCCACATACCCATCATCCGAACCCAGTTTCAGTTCTGTCGAAACTTCTCCCCTGCTTATGCAATCACTCTCCAGAACACCTCCAAGAACTGGCAACAGCTGAGACAAGATAAACTGACGGCCAGCACATTCGCGGCGGCTGTCGGGTTCTGGCCTCGCCAGAGGGTGCGGCTCTGGCGAGAAAAGATCGGAGCAGTCAAGCCGTTCTCAGGTAACCTGTCCACCTCCTGGAGTAACATCAAAGAAGCAGAAGCTCTTCAAAAGTACAAGATGATAACCCAACTCGATGTCTCCCCTGTTGGGTTCCAAGTCCATAGCAGAGCTGATTGGCTTGCAGCTTCACCAGATGGAATAATCGAGTCGAGTGGAGTACTTGAAATCAGGTGCCCATTTTTCGATGGGGAGAAGAGCAGGGCGTGGCCGTGGAGGCGCATTCCGGCGCAGTGTGTCCCCCAGGCGCAGGGGCTGATGGAAATTCTTGACAAGGAGTGGATGCATTTCTATGTTTGGACTATAAATGGGAGCAGCTTGTTTAAGTTGTATAGGGATAGGGATTATTGGGGTGTTTTGGAGCAGGGTCTTTCAGATTTTTGGTGGAGACATGTGGTGCCGGCGAGGGAGATTTACAGTAAGAGATCGGAGATGGTGGGGAGAACGCATTTGTTGTTGAAACCGTTGAGGCCGGCAGAGAGGCATGAGATGATTGAGCGTATAGTTTGTGACAGTAGGAGGATTGTTTGTAGGTCTGAGTTGTTGCTGCGTGAAGTTCATGGCAAAATACAAAATTGA